A window of the Salarias fasciatus chromosome 7, fSalaFa1.1, whole genome shotgun sequence genome harbors these coding sequences:
- the adm2b gene encoding protein ADM2 yields the protein MCVLLPAWLCLLLGLLPVEIQSRALSAQRAPRHRFNLPRTSKYPKPVYPAAVAAVPDVPVELDNAIAQEGRHIIWRAPPAHKEPPRQPSGPPLHRRYNALPEAPVRPRGSRGRRHANGGGGRGHGHLMRVGCVLGTCQVQNLSHRLYQLIGQSGREDSSPINPRSPHSYG from the exons ATGTGCGTGCTCCTCCCGGCGTGGCTGTGCCTGCTGCTCGGCCTGCTGCCTGTGGAGATCCAGTCCCGGGCCCTGTCCGCGCAGAGAGCTCCCAGACACAG gTTTAACTTACCCAGAACCTCCAAATACCCAAAGCCTGTTTACCCCGCCGCCGTGGCGGCCGTGCCGGACGTCCCCGTCGAGCTCGATAATGCGATCGCCCAGGAAGGCCGACACATCATCTGGAGGGCCCCGCCGGCGCACAAAGAGCCCCCCAGGCAGCCGTCAGGCCCGCCGCTCCACAGGCGCTACAACGCGCTCCCGGAGGCGCCGGTCCGGCCGCGGGGGTCCCGGGGTCGTCGCCACGCCAACGGCGGAGGCGGGAGAGGCCACGGCCACCTGATGAGGGTGGGGTGCGTCCTCGGCACCTGCCAGGTTCAGAACCTCAGCCACCGCCTCTACCAGCTGATCGGACAGAGCGGGAGGGAGGACTCGTCGCCCATCAACCCCCGCAGCCCCCACAGCTATGGCTGA
- the ppp6r2b gene encoding serine/threonine-protein phosphatase 6 regulatory subunit 2 isoform X1, with amino-acid sequence MCVLVTSAMFWKFDLHTSSHLEALLDKEDVTLTELMDEEDVLQECKAQNRRLLLFLCQDQCMQELVRMITTEPPAGGEETKRFKYPNIACELLTSDVGVINDKLGNEEPLLETLYAFLEQPSPLNPLLASFFSKTIGNLITRKTEQVISFLRRKEEFLSLILKHIDTSAMMDVLLRLISCVEPPPLRLETLTWLNEQKLAQRLIELIHPERDEERQSNASQTLCDIIRLSRDQAGQLQEISQPDPLLTVLESQECVEQLLQNMFSGERTESCIVNGIQVLLTLLEIRRPVVDGVMDAQGFERSYTVNSSILLAIQPHLTHFHQLLLEPPKRDPMLTALGVWEDPLGNTRLHVARLVASLLYTSSSSHAVVAQELCRLNTMDVLLDLFFKYTWNNFLHLQVELCVAAIIRPCAHEMRLQEKIKPQEDASQEQDLTETPASEPPVTSEDTAHNLMVTNLFQHCHLVQRILEAWEENDKMQSEGGMRRGYMGHLTRIANTVVHNVEKGPVHTQISSLITDLPEDYRGRWETFVDQTLSETNMKNTIDLVGTGNPRPSSEDDMESPFPKELTIQQAFSDYQIQQMTANFVDQFGFNDEEFTDHDDSIGATFDRIAEININIDAGQDSANTAVFDACSKERIQPFDDDEEDIWEEKEINYATQTKSRNRFGGSQSSQSQVTSKSCDRTAASGTEVADSADSDTEEGEDPKDDLDPFLCLDQADTAKSSSWVADFGEVNSKAPAAGVGFAAWDTPAAQPAAAEAEEKGWAKFTDFQPFCCSETGPRCSSPVDSDLSGSDNTKPNQNPCVWSVCVARKAPLVASDTSSSSSSDSDDEESKTESTSSETVTTETITTGAGKETIRLTMDAKNERAVFTRIFRPAVRREADKGTSNEKENEKGKKHGNCSSPITTSPANQSAAAPQDMQSSANGPA; translated from the exons A tgtgtgttttggtgacgtCAGCCATGTTTTGGAAATTTGATTTACACACGTCTTCCCATCTGGAGGCGTTATTGGACAAGGAAGATGTCACACTCACAGAGCTCATGGATGAGGAAGACGTGCTGCAGGAGTGCAAGGCCCAGAACAGGAG ACTTCTCCTGTTCTTGTGTCAGGACCAGTGCATGCAGGAGCTGGTCCGTATGATCACTACAGAGCCTCCTGCTGGCGGAGAGGAAACCAAACGCTTCAA GTATCCAAATATAGCATGTGAGCTGCTGACAAGTGACGTGGGAGTGATCAATGATAAGCTGGGTAATGAGGAACCTCTGCTGGAGACTCTCTATGCCTTCCTGGAGCAGCCATCCCCGCTTAACCCCCTCCTGGCATCTTTTTTCAGCAAGACAATTGGGAACCTCATCACACGAAAGACTGAACAG GTAATCAGTTTCCTGCGACGGAAAGAGGAGTTCCTTTCTTTGATCCTGAAGCATATTGATACATCGGCCATGATGGACGTGCTGCTGCGTCTCATCAGCTGTGTGGAGCCACCCCCTCTTCGACTGGAGACTCTTACT TGGCTAAATGAGCAGAAACTGGCCCAGAGACTAATAGAGCTCATTCACCCGGAGAGGGATGAAGAG AGACAGTCCAATGCATCTCAGACTTTGTGCGATATCATTCGGCTAAGCAGAGACCAGGCCGGCCAGCTCCAAGAGATTTCACAGCCGGACCCTTTGCTGACTGTGCTGGAATC GCAGGAGTGTGTGGAGCAGCTTTTGCAGAACATGTTCTCAGGAGAGAGAACTGAGAGCTGCATTGTTAATGGGATTCAAGTTCTTCTCACTTTACTGGAAATCAGGAGGCCTGT GGTGGATGGCGTAATGGATGCTCAGGGATTTGAGAGAAGCTACACTGTTAACAGCAGTATTTTGTTGGCCATCCAGCCACACCTGACACACTTCCACCAACTACTTCTGGAGCCACCCAAG CGAGACCCGATGCTGACTGCTCTGGGCGTGTGGGAGGACCCGCTGGGAAATACCCGTCTGCATGTAGCCAGACTAGTGGCATCTCTGCTTTATACGAGCTCTTCGAGCCATGCAGTGGTAGCGCAGGAACTCTGCAGACTCAACACAATGGATGTTCTCCTG GACTTATTCTTCAAATATACTTGGAACAACTTCCTGCATCTCCAAGTGGAGCTCTGTGTTGCTGCTATCATACGGCCCTGTGCTCATGAAATGAGACTTCAGGAAAAGATCAAGCCTCAAGAAGATGCATCACAAGAGCAGGACTTGACTGAAACCCCGGCTTCTGAACCTCCAGTAACCTCAGAGGACACTGCACATAATCTTATGGTGACTAAT CTGTTTCAACACTGCCACCTTGTCCAGAGGATTCTGGAGGCTTGGGAGGAGAATGACAAAATGCA GTCAGAAGGTGGGATGAGAAGAGGGTACATGGGACACCTTACCAGGATTGCCAACACAGTCGTCCACAACGTGGAAAAAGGCCCAGTTCACACTCAGATCAGTAGCCTCATCACAG ATCTGCCAGAGGACTACAGAGGGCGCTGGGAAACCTTTGTGGACCAAACACTGTCGGAGACCAATATGAAGAATACCATTGATCTG GTGGGCACTGGAAACCCCCGACCCTCCTCTGAAGATGACATGGAAAGCCCATTCCCTAAAGAACTCACAATAcagcag GCCTTTTCAGACTATCAGATCCAGCAGATGACGGCTAACTTTGTGGATCAGTTTGGGTTCAATGACGAAGAGTTTACTGATCACGATGACAGCATTGG GGCAACGTTTGACCGGATTGCAGAGATCAACATCAACATTGATGCAGGCCAGGACAGT gccAACACAGCTGTGTTTGACGCTTGCTCCAAAGAGAGGATACAGCcgtttgatgatgatgaggaagatatctgggaggagaaagagatAAACTATGCAACTCAAACTAAGTCCCGGAACAG GTTTGGTGGATCACAGTCCTCTCAAAGCCAAGTAACCAGTAAGAGCTGCGACAGGACTGCAGCCTCTGGCACCGAGGTCGCTGACTCAGCAGACTCAGACACTGAAGAAGGAGAAGACCCTAAAGATGACCTGGATCCTTTCTTATGTCTGGACCAGGCTGACACAGCTAAGA GCTCCAGTTGGGTGGCAGACTTCGGAGAGGTGAACTCCAAGGCTCCGGCAGCAGGAGTGGGCTTCGCAGCCTGGGACACTCCGGCAGCTCAGCCAGCGGCAGCAGAGGCCGAGGAGAAGGGCTGGGCCAAGTTCACTGACTTCCAGCCTTTTTGctg CTCTGAAACCGGTCCCAGATGTAGCTCTCCTGTGGACTCAGATCTCAGTGGATCAGACAacaccaaaccaaaccagaacC cgtgtgtgtggagtgtgtgcgtGGCAAGGAAAGCCCCACTCGTGGCCTCAGACACCTCGTCCTCCAGTAGCTCAGACAGCGACGACGAAGAAAGCAAGACCGAGTCCACGTCCAGCGAGACGGTCACCACGGAAACCATCACGACCGGCGCTGGCAAGGAGACCATCCGGCTCACCATGGACGCCAAGAACGAGAGGGCAGTTTTCACCAG AATTTTCAGACCTGCAGTCAGACG tgaaGCAGACAAAGGGACAagcaatgaaaaagaaaacgaaaagGGGAAAAAGCATGGTAACTGTTCCAGCCCGATCACGACCAGTCCAGCTAACCAGTCGGCCGCCGCCCCACA AGACATGCAGTCGTCCGCTAACGGTCCGGCCTAA
- the ppp6r2b gene encoding serine/threonine-protein phosphatase 6 regulatory subunit 2 isoform X2 — protein MFWKFDLHTSSHLEALLDKEDVTLTELMDEEDVLQECKAQNRRLLLFLCQDQCMQELVRMITTEPPAGGEETKRFKYPNIACELLTSDVGVINDKLGNEEPLLETLYAFLEQPSPLNPLLASFFSKTIGNLITRKTEQVISFLRRKEEFLSLILKHIDTSAMMDVLLRLISCVEPPPLRLETLTWLNEQKLAQRLIELIHPERDEERQSNASQTLCDIIRLSRDQAGQLQEISQPDPLLTVLESQECVEQLLQNMFSGERTESCIVNGIQVLLTLLEIRRPVVDGVMDAQGFERSYTVNSSILLAIQPHLTHFHQLLLEPPKRDPMLTALGVWEDPLGNTRLHVARLVASLLYTSSSSHAVVAQELCRLNTMDVLLDLFFKYTWNNFLHLQVELCVAAIIRPCAHEMRLQEKIKPQEDASQEQDLTETPASEPPVTSEDTAHNLMVTNLFQHCHLVQRILEAWEENDKMQSEGGMRRGYMGHLTRIANTVVHNVEKGPVHTQISSLITDLPEDYRGRWETFVDQTLSETNMKNTIDLVGTGNPRPSSEDDMESPFPKELTIQQAFSDYQIQQMTANFVDQFGFNDEEFTDHDDSIGATFDRIAEININIDAGQDSANTAVFDACSKERIQPFDDDEEDIWEEKEINYATQTKSRNRFGGSQSSQSQVTSKSCDRTAASGTEVADSADSDTEEGEDPKDDLDPFLCLDQADTAKSSSWVADFGEVNSKAPAAGVGFAAWDTPAAQPAAAEAEEKGWAKFTDFQPFCCSETGPRCSSPVDSDLSGSDNTKPNQNPCVWSVCVARKAPLVASDTSSSSSSDSDDEESKTESTSSETVTTETITTGAGKETIRLTMDAKNERAVFTRIFRPAVRREADKGTSNEKENEKGKKHGNCSSPITTSPANQSAAAPQDMQSSANGPA, from the exons ATGTTTTGGAAATTTGATTTACACACGTCTTCCCATCTGGAGGCGTTATTGGACAAGGAAGATGTCACACTCACAGAGCTCATGGATGAGGAAGACGTGCTGCAGGAGTGCAAGGCCCAGAACAGGAG ACTTCTCCTGTTCTTGTGTCAGGACCAGTGCATGCAGGAGCTGGTCCGTATGATCACTACAGAGCCTCCTGCTGGCGGAGAGGAAACCAAACGCTTCAA GTATCCAAATATAGCATGTGAGCTGCTGACAAGTGACGTGGGAGTGATCAATGATAAGCTGGGTAATGAGGAACCTCTGCTGGAGACTCTCTATGCCTTCCTGGAGCAGCCATCCCCGCTTAACCCCCTCCTGGCATCTTTTTTCAGCAAGACAATTGGGAACCTCATCACACGAAAGACTGAACAG GTAATCAGTTTCCTGCGACGGAAAGAGGAGTTCCTTTCTTTGATCCTGAAGCATATTGATACATCGGCCATGATGGACGTGCTGCTGCGTCTCATCAGCTGTGTGGAGCCACCCCCTCTTCGACTGGAGACTCTTACT TGGCTAAATGAGCAGAAACTGGCCCAGAGACTAATAGAGCTCATTCACCCGGAGAGGGATGAAGAG AGACAGTCCAATGCATCTCAGACTTTGTGCGATATCATTCGGCTAAGCAGAGACCAGGCCGGCCAGCTCCAAGAGATTTCACAGCCGGACCCTTTGCTGACTGTGCTGGAATC GCAGGAGTGTGTGGAGCAGCTTTTGCAGAACATGTTCTCAGGAGAGAGAACTGAGAGCTGCATTGTTAATGGGATTCAAGTTCTTCTCACTTTACTGGAAATCAGGAGGCCTGT GGTGGATGGCGTAATGGATGCTCAGGGATTTGAGAGAAGCTACACTGTTAACAGCAGTATTTTGTTGGCCATCCAGCCACACCTGACACACTTCCACCAACTACTTCTGGAGCCACCCAAG CGAGACCCGATGCTGACTGCTCTGGGCGTGTGGGAGGACCCGCTGGGAAATACCCGTCTGCATGTAGCCAGACTAGTGGCATCTCTGCTTTATACGAGCTCTTCGAGCCATGCAGTGGTAGCGCAGGAACTCTGCAGACTCAACACAATGGATGTTCTCCTG GACTTATTCTTCAAATATACTTGGAACAACTTCCTGCATCTCCAAGTGGAGCTCTGTGTTGCTGCTATCATACGGCCCTGTGCTCATGAAATGAGACTTCAGGAAAAGATCAAGCCTCAAGAAGATGCATCACAAGAGCAGGACTTGACTGAAACCCCGGCTTCTGAACCTCCAGTAACCTCAGAGGACACTGCACATAATCTTATGGTGACTAAT CTGTTTCAACACTGCCACCTTGTCCAGAGGATTCTGGAGGCTTGGGAGGAGAATGACAAAATGCA GTCAGAAGGTGGGATGAGAAGAGGGTACATGGGACACCTTACCAGGATTGCCAACACAGTCGTCCACAACGTGGAAAAAGGCCCAGTTCACACTCAGATCAGTAGCCTCATCACAG ATCTGCCAGAGGACTACAGAGGGCGCTGGGAAACCTTTGTGGACCAAACACTGTCGGAGACCAATATGAAGAATACCATTGATCTG GTGGGCACTGGAAACCCCCGACCCTCCTCTGAAGATGACATGGAAAGCCCATTCCCTAAAGAACTCACAATAcagcag GCCTTTTCAGACTATCAGATCCAGCAGATGACGGCTAACTTTGTGGATCAGTTTGGGTTCAATGACGAAGAGTTTACTGATCACGATGACAGCATTGG GGCAACGTTTGACCGGATTGCAGAGATCAACATCAACATTGATGCAGGCCAGGACAGT gccAACACAGCTGTGTTTGACGCTTGCTCCAAAGAGAGGATACAGCcgtttgatgatgatgaggaagatatctgggaggagaaagagatAAACTATGCAACTCAAACTAAGTCCCGGAACAG GTTTGGTGGATCACAGTCCTCTCAAAGCCAAGTAACCAGTAAGAGCTGCGACAGGACTGCAGCCTCTGGCACCGAGGTCGCTGACTCAGCAGACTCAGACACTGAAGAAGGAGAAGACCCTAAAGATGACCTGGATCCTTTCTTATGTCTGGACCAGGCTGACACAGCTAAGA GCTCCAGTTGGGTGGCAGACTTCGGAGAGGTGAACTCCAAGGCTCCGGCAGCAGGAGTGGGCTTCGCAGCCTGGGACACTCCGGCAGCTCAGCCAGCGGCAGCAGAGGCCGAGGAGAAGGGCTGGGCCAAGTTCACTGACTTCCAGCCTTTTTGctg CTCTGAAACCGGTCCCAGATGTAGCTCTCCTGTGGACTCAGATCTCAGTGGATCAGACAacaccaaaccaaaccagaacC cgtgtgtgtggagtgtgtgcgtGGCAAGGAAAGCCCCACTCGTGGCCTCAGACACCTCGTCCTCCAGTAGCTCAGACAGCGACGACGAAGAAAGCAAGACCGAGTCCACGTCCAGCGAGACGGTCACCACGGAAACCATCACGACCGGCGCTGGCAAGGAGACCATCCGGCTCACCATGGACGCCAAGAACGAGAGGGCAGTTTTCACCAG AATTTTCAGACCTGCAGTCAGACG tgaaGCAGACAAAGGGACAagcaatgaaaaagaaaacgaaaagGGGAAAAAGCATGGTAACTGTTCCAGCCCGATCACGACCAGTCCAGCTAACCAGTCGGCCGCCGCCCCACA AGACATGCAGTCGTCCGCTAACGGTCCGGCCTAA
- the ppp6r2b gene encoding serine/threonine-protein phosphatase 6 regulatory subunit 2 isoform X3, producing the protein MCVLVTSAMFWKFDLHTSSHLEALLDKEDVTLTELMDEEDVLQECKAQNRRLLLFLCQDQCMQELVRMITTEPPAGGEETKRFKYPNIACELLTSDVGVINDKLGNEEPLLETLYAFLEQPSPLNPLLASFFSKTIGNLITRKTEQVISFLRRKEEFLSLILKHIDTSAMMDVLLRLISCVEPPPLRLETLTWLNEQKLAQRLIELIHPERDEERQSNASQTLCDIIRLSRDQAGQLQEISQPDPLLTVLESQECVEQLLQNMFSGERTESCIVNGIQVLLTLLEIRRPVVDGVMDAQGFERSYTVNSSILLAIQPHLTHFHQLLLEPPKRDPMLTALGVWEDPLGNTRLHVARLVASLLYTSSSSHAVVAQELCRLNTMDVLLDLFFKYTWNNFLHLQVELCVAAIIRPCAHEMRLQEKIKPQEDASQEQDLTETPASEPPVTSEDTAHNLMVTNLFQHCHLVQRILEAWEENDKMQSEGGMRRGYMGHLTRIANTVVHNVEKGPVHTQISSLITDLPEDYRGRWETFVDQTLSETNMKNTIDLVGTGNPRPSSEDDMESPFPKELTIQQAFSDYQIQQMTANFVDQFGFNDEEFTDHDDSIGATFDRIAEININIDAGQDSANTAVFDACSKERIQPFDDDEEDIWEEKEINYATQTKSRNRFGGSQSSQSQVTSKSCDRTAASGTEVADSADSDTEEGEDPKDDLDPFLCLDQADTAKSSSWVADFGEVNSKAPAAGVGFAAWDTPAAQPAAAEAEEKGWAKFTDFQPFCCSETGPRCSSPVDSDLSGSDNTKPNQNPCVWSVCVARKAPLVASDTSSSSSSDSDDEESKTESTSSETVTTETITTGAGKETIRLTMDAKNERAVFTSEADKGTSNEKENEKGKKHGNCSSPITTSPANQSAAAPQDMQSSANGPA; encoded by the exons A tgtgtgttttggtgacgtCAGCCATGTTTTGGAAATTTGATTTACACACGTCTTCCCATCTGGAGGCGTTATTGGACAAGGAAGATGTCACACTCACAGAGCTCATGGATGAGGAAGACGTGCTGCAGGAGTGCAAGGCCCAGAACAGGAG ACTTCTCCTGTTCTTGTGTCAGGACCAGTGCATGCAGGAGCTGGTCCGTATGATCACTACAGAGCCTCCTGCTGGCGGAGAGGAAACCAAACGCTTCAA GTATCCAAATATAGCATGTGAGCTGCTGACAAGTGACGTGGGAGTGATCAATGATAAGCTGGGTAATGAGGAACCTCTGCTGGAGACTCTCTATGCCTTCCTGGAGCAGCCATCCCCGCTTAACCCCCTCCTGGCATCTTTTTTCAGCAAGACAATTGGGAACCTCATCACACGAAAGACTGAACAG GTAATCAGTTTCCTGCGACGGAAAGAGGAGTTCCTTTCTTTGATCCTGAAGCATATTGATACATCGGCCATGATGGACGTGCTGCTGCGTCTCATCAGCTGTGTGGAGCCACCCCCTCTTCGACTGGAGACTCTTACT TGGCTAAATGAGCAGAAACTGGCCCAGAGACTAATAGAGCTCATTCACCCGGAGAGGGATGAAGAG AGACAGTCCAATGCATCTCAGACTTTGTGCGATATCATTCGGCTAAGCAGAGACCAGGCCGGCCAGCTCCAAGAGATTTCACAGCCGGACCCTTTGCTGACTGTGCTGGAATC GCAGGAGTGTGTGGAGCAGCTTTTGCAGAACATGTTCTCAGGAGAGAGAACTGAGAGCTGCATTGTTAATGGGATTCAAGTTCTTCTCACTTTACTGGAAATCAGGAGGCCTGT GGTGGATGGCGTAATGGATGCTCAGGGATTTGAGAGAAGCTACACTGTTAACAGCAGTATTTTGTTGGCCATCCAGCCACACCTGACACACTTCCACCAACTACTTCTGGAGCCACCCAAG CGAGACCCGATGCTGACTGCTCTGGGCGTGTGGGAGGACCCGCTGGGAAATACCCGTCTGCATGTAGCCAGACTAGTGGCATCTCTGCTTTATACGAGCTCTTCGAGCCATGCAGTGGTAGCGCAGGAACTCTGCAGACTCAACACAATGGATGTTCTCCTG GACTTATTCTTCAAATATACTTGGAACAACTTCCTGCATCTCCAAGTGGAGCTCTGTGTTGCTGCTATCATACGGCCCTGTGCTCATGAAATGAGACTTCAGGAAAAGATCAAGCCTCAAGAAGATGCATCACAAGAGCAGGACTTGACTGAAACCCCGGCTTCTGAACCTCCAGTAACCTCAGAGGACACTGCACATAATCTTATGGTGACTAAT CTGTTTCAACACTGCCACCTTGTCCAGAGGATTCTGGAGGCTTGGGAGGAGAATGACAAAATGCA GTCAGAAGGTGGGATGAGAAGAGGGTACATGGGACACCTTACCAGGATTGCCAACACAGTCGTCCACAACGTGGAAAAAGGCCCAGTTCACACTCAGATCAGTAGCCTCATCACAG ATCTGCCAGAGGACTACAGAGGGCGCTGGGAAACCTTTGTGGACCAAACACTGTCGGAGACCAATATGAAGAATACCATTGATCTG GTGGGCACTGGAAACCCCCGACCCTCCTCTGAAGATGACATGGAAAGCCCATTCCCTAAAGAACTCACAATAcagcag GCCTTTTCAGACTATCAGATCCAGCAGATGACGGCTAACTTTGTGGATCAGTTTGGGTTCAATGACGAAGAGTTTACTGATCACGATGACAGCATTGG GGCAACGTTTGACCGGATTGCAGAGATCAACATCAACATTGATGCAGGCCAGGACAGT gccAACACAGCTGTGTTTGACGCTTGCTCCAAAGAGAGGATACAGCcgtttgatgatgatgaggaagatatctgggaggagaaagagatAAACTATGCAACTCAAACTAAGTCCCGGAACAG GTTTGGTGGATCACAGTCCTCTCAAAGCCAAGTAACCAGTAAGAGCTGCGACAGGACTGCAGCCTCTGGCACCGAGGTCGCTGACTCAGCAGACTCAGACACTGAAGAAGGAGAAGACCCTAAAGATGACCTGGATCCTTTCTTATGTCTGGACCAGGCTGACACAGCTAAGA GCTCCAGTTGGGTGGCAGACTTCGGAGAGGTGAACTCCAAGGCTCCGGCAGCAGGAGTGGGCTTCGCAGCCTGGGACACTCCGGCAGCTCAGCCAGCGGCAGCAGAGGCCGAGGAGAAGGGCTGGGCCAAGTTCACTGACTTCCAGCCTTTTTGctg CTCTGAAACCGGTCCCAGATGTAGCTCTCCTGTGGACTCAGATCTCAGTGGATCAGACAacaccaaaccaaaccagaacC cgtgtgtgtggagtgtgtgcgtGGCAAGGAAAGCCCCACTCGTGGCCTCAGACACCTCGTCCTCCAGTAGCTCAGACAGCGACGACGAAGAAAGCAAGACCGAGTCCACGTCCAGCGAGACGGTCACCACGGAAACCATCACGACCGGCGCTGGCAAGGAGACCATCCGGCTCACCATGGACGCCAAGAACGAGAGGGCAGTTTTCACCAG tgaaGCAGACAAAGGGACAagcaatgaaaaagaaaacgaaaagGGGAAAAAGCATGGTAACTGTTCCAGCCCGATCACGACCAGTCCAGCTAACCAGTCGGCCGCCGCCCCACA AGACATGCAGTCGTCCGCTAACGGTCCGGCCTAA
- the miox gene encoding inositol oxygenase: protein MKLIDIGPDPSLAYRPNLETNETKEKEGYRNFESGSLFDRVFKTYSLMHTSQTLAFVEQKHSEWTGCTHTRMSMMEAVMSLDQLVDESDPDVDFPNSFHAFQTAEGIRQVHPDKDWFQLVGLIHDVGKIMALWNEPQWAVVGDTFPVGCRFQNSIVFRDNTFENNPDDKNPRYNTDYGIYEPKCGLDSVLMSWGHDEYLYRVMKFNKCSIPEEGLYMIRFHSFYPWHSHGDYMHLCNEKDLKMLPWVQEFNKFDLYTKTTDLPDVEKLKPYYQSLIDKYCPGVLLW from the exons ATGAAGCTCATCGACATC GGTCCTGATCCATCTCTGGCATATCGGCCAAACTTAGAAACGAATGAAACCAAAGAGAAGGAAGGCTACAGGAACTTTGAG agcgGAAGCCTCTTCGATCGCGTCTTCAAAACATACAGCCTGATGCACACCAGCCAGACGCTGGCGTTTGTAGAGCAGAAG CACTCTGAATGGACCGGCTGCACCCACACCAGGATGAGCATGATGGAGGCCGTCATGTCTCTGGACCAGCTGGTGGACGAGTCCGACCCGGACGTCGACTTCCCCAACTCCTTCCACGCCTTCCAGACCGCCGAAGGCATCCGGCAGGTTCACCCAGACAAAG ACTGGTTCCAGTTGGTCGGTTTGATCCACGACGTTGGGAAGATCATGGCTCTCTGGAACGAGCCCCAG tggGCTGTGGTCGGAGACACCTTCCCCGTGGGCTGCAGGTTTCAAAACTCAATCGTGTTCAGAGACAACACCTTTGAGAACAACCCAGACGACAAAAATCCCAGATACaa CACAGATTACGGGATCTATGAACCAAAGTGCGGCCTCGACAGCGTGCTCATGTCCTGGGGTCACGACG AATATCTCTACCGAGTAATGAAGTTCAACAAGTGCTCCATCCCGGAGGAG GGGCTGTACATGATCCGCTTCCACTCCTTCTACCCGTGGCACTCGCACGGGGACTACATGCACCTGTGCAACGAAAAAGACCTGAAGATGCTGCCCTGGGTCCAAGAGTTCAA caaatTCGACCTGTATACAAAGACCACCGATCTGCCGGATGTGGAGAAGCTGAAGCCGTACTACCAGTCTCTGATCGACAAGTACTGCCCGGGCGTCCTGCTGTGGTGA
- the LOC115391223 gene encoding MOB kinase activator 2, which yields MGGCHSYPSATEADGKTQPSDISNDKLGINNNNQEERPYLLQQYVSQRITHTDMIILTALPPGVDKAEWLASNTVSFFKHINLFSSALSEFCTPSTCPTACGPGNMVYVWTDDHGRKLKCSAPLYFDYAMSYIQELLMDEDVFPTKAGSVFPTGFVFLVQKVFLLLFRTLAHIYWSHYRETLAMGLHPHLNTLFRHLILFCQQHALLEPEDTEPLQDLIAALAQQR from the exons ATGGGGGGTTGCCATAGTTACCCCTCAGCGACGGAGGCAGATGGGAAGACTCAGCCTTCAGACATCAGTAATGACAAACT GGGAATTAATAACAATAATCAGGAGGAGCGTCCATATCTGCTGCAGCAGTATGTGAGTCAGCGGATCACACACACGGACATGATCATCCTCACAGCGCTGCCCCCAGGTGTGGACAAGGCCGAGTGGCTCGCCAGCAACA CCGTGTCATTTTTCAAGCACATAAACCTGTTCTCCAGCGCACTGTCAGAGTTCTGCACTCCCAGCACCTGTCCTACTGCCTGTGGACCAGGCAAcat GGTTTATGTGTGGACTGACGACCACGGCAGGAAGCTGAAATGCTCGGCCCCGCTGTACTTTGACTACGCCATGTCATACATTCAGGAGCTCCTGATGGACGAAGACGTCTTCCCCACAAAAGCAG GCTCAGTATTCCCCACAGGCTTCGTCTTCCTGGTCCAGAAGGTGTTCTTGCTTCTGTTCAGGACTCTCGCTCACATTTACTGGTCTCACTACAGAGAGACGCTGGCGATGGGCCTGCATCCGCACCTGAACACCCTCTTCAGACACCTCATCCTCTTCTGCCAGCAGCACGCTCTGCTGGAGCCTGAGGACACCGAGCCGCTGCAGGACCTGATCGCTGCTCTGGCTCAGCAGCGCTGA